A section of the Mesorhizobium loti genome encodes:
- a CDS encoding peroxiredoxin has protein sequence MADLDVGDLAPQFDLPRDGGGSLNLAASAGKPVVLYFYPQDDTTSCTQEAISFSQLKPDFEKAGAVVIGLSPDPVKKHDKFKSKYNLTIDLAADEERKVIEAYHLWVEKSMYGRKYMGVERATFLIGRDGRIARIWRKVRVKGHAEEVLEAVRAL, from the coding sequence ATGGCTGACCTCGACGTGGGCGATCTTGCGCCGCAATTCGACCTGCCGCGAGATGGCGGCGGTTCGCTCAACCTGGCCGCATCGGCCGGCAAACCCGTGGTGCTCTACTTCTATCCGCAGGACGACACCACAAGCTGCACGCAGGAGGCGATCAGCTTTTCACAGCTGAAGCCGGACTTCGAGAAGGCCGGTGCCGTCGTGATCGGCCTGTCGCCCGATCCCGTCAAGAAGCATGACAAGTTCAAGTCGAAATACAATCTCACCATCGATCTCGCCGCCGACGAGGAACGCAAGGTGATCGAAGCCTACCATCTCTGGGTCGAGAAATCGATGTATGGCCGCAAATACATGGGCGTCGAGCGCGCGACGTTCCTCATCGGCCGCGACGGGCGGATCGCCAGGATCTGGCGCAAGGTCCGGGTCAAGGGCCATGCCGAGGAAGTGCTGGAAGCCGTTCGCGCGCTTTGA
- a CDS encoding GNAT family N-acetyltransferase, with amino-acid sequence MNAPFVLAIPRTRTFEVVTSAERLAEITPAWSALWRRVDGLVFQHPEWIAAWWRTTPQQELRTLRIGLAWNGDRLDGVIALATFKRSGIRMLEWAAKDHSDYGDALLAPDCNPQALSRLWQYVLDQGGFDLVYLNRLLPDAGVGALLDPASRHGKALRPNHRSEISYRVAGPWQGGAKWFETLSKKARQNYRRGRKFMEEGGELRFRLLDADEPREPVLARVAALKRLWLARHGRVSDLFDEGSPVLAALVSVLAKLGLLRIFVLELNGTIIAVSINFEQHGTMMAFVTTYDPEYERASPGMVLMMDYIQWSLDRGLAKVDFLCGGEDFKRRFATESVTLWSMMGARGLRGHLAALADHANHVAKSWRARRQPKAEASDE; translated from the coding sequence ATGAACGCTCCTTTCGTGCTCGCCATCCCGCGGACACGCACCTTCGAAGTCGTGACATCGGCGGAGCGGCTGGCCGAGATCACGCCGGCCTGGAGCGCACTTTGGCGGCGCGTCGACGGGCTGGTCTTCCAGCACCCGGAATGGATCGCGGCCTGGTGGCGCACGACCCCGCAGCAGGAACTGCGCACGCTCAGGATCGGGCTGGCCTGGAACGGCGACCGGCTCGATGGCGTGATTGCGCTCGCCACTTTCAAGCGCTCCGGGATCCGCATGCTCGAATGGGCGGCGAAGGATCACAGTGACTATGGCGACGCGCTGCTGGCCCCGGACTGTAATCCGCAGGCGCTCTCCCGGCTCTGGCAGTACGTCCTTGATCAGGGTGGCTTCGACCTGGTCTATCTCAACCGTCTGCTGCCGGATGCCGGTGTTGGTGCTCTGCTGGACCCGGCCTCGCGCCATGGCAAGGCACTACGGCCCAACCACCGCAGTGAAATCAGCTATCGCGTCGCCGGTCCCTGGCAGGGTGGGGCGAAATGGTTCGAGACACTGTCCAAGAAGGCCCGGCAGAACTACCGCCGTGGCCGCAAGTTCATGGAGGAAGGCGGCGAATTGCGTTTCCGCCTGCTGGATGCGGACGAGCCGCGCGAGCCCGTGCTCGCGCGGGTTGCTGCGCTCAAGCGCCTCTGGCTTGCCCGGCATGGCCGCGTCTCGGACCTGTTCGACGAGGGCTCGCCCGTTCTTGCCGCGCTTGTTTCCGTGCTGGCCAAACTCGGGCTGTTGCGCATCTTCGTGCTGGAGCTTAACGGCACGATCATCGCCGTCTCCATCAATTTCGAGCAGCATGGCACGATGATGGCTTTCGTCACCACCTACGATCCCGAATACGAGCGCGCCTCACCGGGCATGGTACTGATGATGGACTACATCCAGTGGTCGCTCGACCGTGGCTTGGCCAAGGTTGATTTTCTCTGCGGCGGCGAGGATTTCAAGCGCCGCTTCGCCACTGAATCAGTCACGCTGTGGTCGATGATGGGCGCGCGTGGTCTGCGCGGCCATCTCGCCGCGCTGGCCGATCATGCGAACCATGTTGCGAAATCCTGGCGGGCGCGGCGGCAGCCGAAGGCGGAGGCGTCAGACGAGTAA
- a CDS encoding sterol desaturase family protein, with translation MLSDLVGKILDKISGTGLLATGLLLLTAFVSALVAYWRTVETKSWKEFFEFAIPHEAITHPSAKADLLFWVTKKALMPFLMLPAGIVFVTAVGYATNWLFSTLFQFQPPLIEGPAGPVTVLVFTITMLLAYDISYYLYHVAQHRYPLLWELHKVHHSAEVMVGITKDRVHPLDELMNRAWDGLIVGVCFGIWSLISLNLVELTVFGVNVYVMRNILMMDFVRHTHFKISFGPLNNVILCPHWHQLHHSTDPRHYDKNFGLLFSFWDRLFGTLCVPKPDEDFKFGLIDRDVRDYQSLAGLYLMPLKRMWRHIARRMRPGKPRTSRSSEGTRP, from the coding sequence ATGCTGAGCGATCTGGTTGGCAAGATCCTCGACAAGATTTCGGGCACTGGTCTGCTGGCGACGGGGCTTTTGCTGCTGACTGCCTTTGTCAGCGCGCTCGTGGCCTATTGGCGCACGGTCGAGACTAAGAGCTGGAAGGAGTTTTTCGAGTTCGCCATCCCGCACGAGGCCATCACCCATCCCTCGGCGAAGGCCGATCTGCTGTTCTGGGTAACGAAGAAGGCCCTGATGCCCTTCCTGATGCTGCCTGCCGGCATTGTCTTCGTCACCGCGGTTGGCTACGCGACCAACTGGCTGTTTTCGACACTCTTCCAGTTCCAGCCGCCCCTGATCGAGGGGCCGGCGGGGCCGGTGACGGTGCTGGTCTTCACCATCACCATGCTGCTCGCCTACGATATTTCCTACTATCTCTATCACGTTGCCCAGCATCGCTATCCGCTGCTTTGGGAGTTGCACAAGGTGCATCACTCGGCCGAGGTGATGGTCGGGATCACCAAGGATCGGGTCCATCCGCTCGACGAGCTGATGAATCGGGCCTGGGATGGCCTCATCGTCGGCGTCTGCTTCGGCATCTGGTCGTTGATTTCGCTTAACCTTGTCGAACTGACCGTCTTTGGCGTTAACGTCTATGTCATGCGCAACATCCTGATGATGGATTTCGTCAGGCACACGCATTTCAAGATCTCGTTCGGCCCGCTCAACAATGTGATCCTGTGTCCTCATTGGCACCAGTTGCATCACAGCACCGATCCACGCCATTACGACAAGAATTTCGGCCTGCTGTTCTCGTTCTGGGACCGGCTGTTCGGAACATTGTGCGTGCCGAAGCCCGACGAGGACTTCAAGTTCGGACTGATCGACCGCGATGTGCGCGATTATCAGTCACTCGCCGGCCTCTATCTCATGCCGCTGAAGCGGATGTGGAGGCATATCGCCAGGCGCATGCGGCCTGGAAAACCAAGGACCTCACGGTCATCTGAGGGAACACGGCCATGA
- a CDS encoding M23 family metallopeptidase produces the protein MNATGQSAVFGRRKEPHTVIIARGNEIRHFTIRPWLAAFIGSALAAIAIGYLLATSYLVLRDDLIGATTARQARMQQAYEDRISALRAQVDRITSRQLLDQQLMETKVSELLERQTQLSQRHGRLGPLLERAENEVGTEPVEDPATAAKPDKHADVTGSISQPAPNYAVASLGVDLGAADTRPFSLWSTRTDPLPSDSAADRADKLFVSINQSLKSIENEQLTRISTLADNAYKSADAIQQALAAAGLPVDSDFGKNESDVGGPLIPLDSSMIFDSKVKELDEALDTLDQLKKEARRLPLANPAPGHSVTSPFGVRTDPILGTAALHSGMDFRAPIGMAAKVTAPGIVTKAGWNGGYGRMVEVDHGNGFATRYGHLSEIDVTVGEKLDAGAIVGKTGSSGRSTGPHLHYEVRHNGEAIDPLRFLTVGKKVAQYL, from the coding sequence GTGAACGCAACCGGTCAGTCCGCAGTCTTCGGCAGGCGCAAGGAACCTCACACCGTCATCATCGCGCGCGGCAACGAGATCAGGCATTTCACGATCCGGCCCTGGCTCGCGGCATTCATCGGTTCGGCACTCGCCGCCATTGCCATCGGCTACCTGCTGGCCACGTCCTATCTCGTGCTGCGCGACGACCTGATCGGCGCCACCACCGCGCGCCAGGCGCGCATGCAGCAGGCTTATGAAGACCGCATCTCGGCACTTCGCGCCCAGGTCGACCGCATCACCAGCCGCCAGCTGCTCGACCAGCAGCTGATGGAAACCAAGGTCAGCGAACTGCTCGAACGCCAGACACAGCTCAGCCAGCGGCACGGCCGCCTCGGCCCGCTGCTCGAACGCGCCGAGAATGAGGTTGGAACGGAACCCGTGGAGGATCCCGCAACGGCTGCCAAGCCCGACAAGCACGCCGACGTGACCGGCAGCATCAGCCAGCCGGCGCCGAACTACGCGGTCGCCAGCCTGGGCGTCGACCTGGGCGCCGCCGACACCAGGCCGTTCTCCTTGTGGTCGACCCGTACCGATCCACTGCCCAGCGATTCCGCAGCGGATCGCGCGGACAAGCTGTTCGTTTCGATCAACCAGTCGCTGAAATCCATCGAGAACGAACAACTCACCCGCATCAGCACGCTCGCCGACAATGCCTACAAGAGCGCGGATGCCATCCAGCAGGCGCTGGCGGCGGCCGGACTGCCGGTCGACAGCGATTTCGGCAAGAACGAGAGCGATGTCGGCGGCCCGCTGATCCCGCTCGACAGTTCGATGATCTTCGACAGCAAGGTCAAGGAACTGGACGAAGCCCTGGATACGCTTGACCAATTAAAGAAGGAAGCGCGCCGGCTGCCGCTTGCCAACCCCGCCCCTGGCCACTCCGTCACCAGTCCGTTCGGCGTGCGCACCGATCCTATCCTCGGCACCGCCGCGCTGCACTCGGGAATGGACTTCAGGGCTCCCATCGGCATGGCGGCCAAGGTCACGGCGCCCGGCATTGTCACAAAGGCGGGCTGGAACGGGGGCTATGGCCGCATGGTGGAGGTCGACCACGGCAATGGTTTTGCGACCCGCTATGGACATCTGAGCGAAATCGACGTGACCGTGGGCGAGAAGCTGGACGCCGGCGCCATCGTCGGCAAGACCGGCAGCAGCGGCCGTTCCACCGGCCCGCATCTGCACTACGAAGTGCGCCACAACGGCGAAGCGATCGATCCCCTCCGCTTCCTCACCGTCGGCAAGAAAGTTGCCCAGTATCTCTGA
- a CDS encoding M20 metallopeptidase family protein: MSNPEGSAMAGDVAGPGAVDIDAGLLDRMIEIRRHLHRNPELSNREADTQRYLRQKLAGEGITDIRDVAGFGLAVDIVGTGKPSNRKIAIRADIDALPIEEESGVDYASTNPGVMHACGHDAHASMGFAVAAHLHQSRADFGGTVRLIFQPAEEDSPSGGKRVVEEGLLDDIDAAICLHVDPYTPSGKIAVRSGPYTLACDTFDAVVIGEAAHAAKPYEGIDAIAVACSMVSELQKIVSREIDPYDPLVISVTGINGGSAYNVIAGKVTLKGTIRSGSDATRERAWRRVREILESTAASHGASVELAIHKGEPGVVNDAEMAELVVASGKACIGADNVLNTPGWAIADDFGYYSEKRPSVYFRLGIRNEQVGSVFPLHHPKFRVDEAALKIGAATLIAAATGFLSIQPGSTD, from the coding sequence ATGTCAAATCCTGAGGGTTCGGCCATGGCAGGCGATGTCGCCGGTCCCGGCGCGGTCGACATCGACGCCGGGCTTCTCGACCGCATGATCGAAATACGGCGCCATCTGCACCGCAATCCCGAGCTGTCGAACCGCGAGGCCGACACGCAGCGTTATCTCAGGCAAAAGCTGGCCGGCGAGGGAATAACCGATATTCGTGATGTCGCGGGCTTTGGCCTGGCCGTCGATATTGTCGGCACCGGCAAACCGTCAAATCGAAAGATTGCCATTCGCGCCGATATCGATGCCTTGCCGATCGAAGAAGAGTCCGGCGTCGACTACGCCTCGACAAATCCCGGCGTGATGCATGCGTGCGGCCACGACGCCCACGCATCGATGGGCTTCGCGGTTGCCGCGCACCTCCATCAATCAAGGGCCGATTTTGGCGGCACCGTGCGTCTCATCTTTCAACCGGCCGAGGAGGACTCGCCCTCGGGCGGCAAACGTGTGGTGGAGGAGGGGCTGCTCGACGATATCGACGCCGCGATCTGCCTTCACGTCGATCCGTATACGCCATCCGGCAAGATCGCGGTGCGCTCTGGTCCCTACACGCTGGCGTGCGATACGTTCGATGCCGTCGTCATCGGCGAGGCGGCCCATGCGGCAAAGCCCTATGAGGGCATCGATGCGATCGCCGTGGCCTGCTCCATGGTGAGCGAGTTGCAGAAGATCGTCTCGCGCGAGATTGATCCCTACGATCCGCTGGTCATTTCAGTCACCGGTATCAACGGCGGCAGCGCTTACAATGTTATCGCCGGCAAGGTCACCTTGAAAGGGACCATCCGCAGTGGCAGCGATGCAACCCGCGAGCGGGCTTGGCGGCGTGTTCGCGAAATCCTCGAGAGCACGGCAGCGAGCCACGGCGCCAGTGTGGAACTCGCCATACACAAGGGCGAACCTGGGGTCGTCAACGACGCCGAGATGGCCGAACTGGTTGTCGCCAGCGGCAAGGCCTGCATCGGCGCCGACAATGTCCTCAACACGCCCGGATGGGCCATTGCCGACGATTTTGGCTACTACAGCGAGAAGCGCCCATCGGTCTATTTCCGGCTCGGAATCCGTAATGAGCAGGTTGGCTCGGTCTTTCCGCTTCACCATCCCAAATTTCGCGTCGACGAGGCCGCCTTGAAGATTGGTGCGGCCACGCTGATTGCGGCGGCGACCGGATTTCTGTCGATACAGCCGGGGAGCACAGACTGA
- a CDS encoding M24 family metallopeptidase, with amino-acid sequence MIELPFARDEYQQRLRKIRAEMARRGLELLVVNDVASQHYITGYDGWSFYTPQVVLVPLEEVEPVWIGRAMDAAGGLLTAWMKPENVVGFPEDHVQRADRHPMDWIANWIAARGWGARHIGIELEAYYFSPKAHARLVAGLANAKWHDADLLVNWIRAVKSAPEIAYLRKASILAEAAVTRAFEVIAPGVRECDAIAAIQAAQIAGSRDFAGDITALPPTILGGENASAPHIMWSDRRFGDNETIALELAGVCRRYAAGLARTMQLGKTPARVSDTAKAVIEGMDAVLDAVRPGTSAEAVEGAWRKVIQRYGLKKESRIGYSIGVAYPPDWGEHTISLRPGDKTVLQPGNVLHSILGMWMDGWGIEVSETILVTETGHETLTKFPREIHVKS; translated from the coding sequence ATGATCGAACTGCCGTTTGCCCGCGACGAATACCAGCAGCGGCTTCGCAAGATCCGCGCCGAGATGGCGAGGCGCGGTCTCGAGCTACTTGTCGTCAACGACGTTGCCAGCCAGCATTACATCACCGGCTACGATGGCTGGTCATTCTACACGCCGCAGGTGGTGCTGGTTCCCTTGGAAGAGGTCGAGCCGGTCTGGATCGGGCGCGCCATGGATGCGGCTGGTGGTCTTCTGACGGCATGGATGAAGCCCGAGAACGTGGTTGGCTTCCCGGAAGATCATGTTCAGCGGGCCGATCGCCACCCCATGGACTGGATCGCGAACTGGATCGCCGCCAGGGGATGGGGTGCCAGACATATCGGCATCGAGCTCGAAGCCTATTATTTCTCGCCAAAGGCACATGCCAGGCTCGTCGCCGGCCTTGCCAACGCCAAATGGCACGATGCAGACCTTCTGGTGAACTGGATCCGCGCGGTCAAATCGGCACCCGAGATCGCCTATCTGCGCAAGGCATCGATCCTGGCCGAGGCGGCCGTGACGCGGGCCTTCGAGGTGATCGCTCCTGGCGTGCGCGAATGCGATGCCATTGCTGCCATCCAGGCCGCGCAGATCGCCGGCAGCCGGGATTTCGCGGGCGACATCACCGCTCTTCCGCCGACAATCCTCGGCGGCGAGAATGCCTCGGCCCCGCACATCATGTGGAGCGACAGGCGGTTTGGAGACAACGAGACGATTGCGCTGGAGCTGGCCGGTGTCTGCCGCCGCTATGCGGCCGGGTTGGCAAGAACGATGCAACTGGGCAAGACGCCGGCGCGTGTCTCGGACACGGCGAAGGCGGTGATCGAGGGCATGGATGCGGTTCTCGATGCGGTCAGGCCGGGTACATCGGCCGAAGCGGTCGAGGGTGCGTGGCGCAAGGTCATCCAGCGCTACGGATTGAAGAAGGAATCGCGCATCGGCTATTCCATCGGCGTTGCCTATCCGCCGGATTGGGGCGAGCACACGATCAGCCTCAGGCCCGGCGACAAGACGGTACTTCAACCCGGCAACGTCCTTCATTCCATCCTCGGAATGTGGATGGATGGCTGGGGCATCGAGGTCTCCGAGACCATCCTGGTGACTGAAACCGGCCATGAGACCCTGACGAAGTTCCCGCGAGAGATCCATGTCAAATCCTGA
- a CDS encoding ROK family transcriptional regulator, with amino-acid sequence MALRGTNQEFGRPYNRRIVLESIRLHGPIARGEIANRVGLTVQTVSTIVRELEEQGYILSVREEPKGRGLPPATLRINPEGGYAVGIHITPLGINAALINLSGDVIESTYREAPNATPDHAFDLIGAMAIELTRLRAGGRVLGVGLALPGPFGVESMSFVGPTTMSGWKDVALRERLAASTGLPAFFETDMAAAAMGERLYGLGAQFSEYYYLYFGVGLGGVMVHDGSPLRGAWGNAGEVGHIPVVPGGEACPCGNRGCLERYLSLEALRRWNGSEADWVAEVAPIFHNAIAVIENLFDPETVILGGLASTDLLERLAGSTEGLHNSVSAREDRTTPRVMVARGGQHSVLRGAAALAVSGVLSPRFGQMFTAERERGRDLLAPKEIAA; translated from the coding sequence ATGGCATTGCGGGGGACCAATCAGGAGTTCGGGCGGCCGTACAACCGGCGCATCGTGCTTGAGTCCATCCGCCTTCATGGACCGATCGCCCGTGGCGAGATCGCCAACCGCGTCGGGCTTACCGTCCAAACGGTCTCGACCATCGTTCGTGAATTGGAAGAACAGGGCTACATCCTCTCGGTGCGCGAAGAGCCGAAGGGGCGCGGCCTGCCTCCTGCGACGCTGCGGATCAATCCCGAGGGCGGCTATGCAGTCGGCATCCACATCACCCCGCTGGGCATCAATGCCGCCTTGATCAATCTGAGTGGCGACGTGATCGAGAGCACCTATCGCGAAGCCCCGAACGCGACGCCGGACCATGCCTTCGACCTGATCGGCGCGATGGCGATCGAATTGACCAGGTTGCGGGCTGGAGGACGGGTGCTTGGAGTCGGCCTGGCCCTGCCCGGACCATTCGGCGTCGAATCCATGAGTTTTGTCGGCCCGACCACCATGAGCGGCTGGAAGGATGTGGCGCTGCGCGAGCGGCTGGCGGCCTCGACAGGGCTGCCGGCCTTCTTCGAAACCGACATGGCTGCGGCGGCCATGGGCGAGCGGCTCTACGGCCTCGGCGCTCAATTCTCTGAATATTACTATCTCTATTTCGGCGTCGGCCTAGGCGGCGTCATGGTTCATGACGGCAGCCCGCTGCGTGGCGCCTGGGGAAATGCCGGCGAGGTCGGGCACATCCCTGTCGTTCCCGGGGGCGAGGCCTGTCCTTGCGGCAACCGGGGTTGTCTCGAAAGATACCTCTCGCTCGAGGCGCTCCGACGCTGGAACGGCAGCGAGGCCGATTGGGTCGCGGAAGTCGCACCGATCTTTCACAATGCCATTGCCGTCATCGAGAATCTCTTCGACCCCGAAACGGTCATCCTCGGTGGGCTGGCATCCACCGACCTGCTCGAACGGCTGGCTGGCTCGACCGAAGGTCTCCACAACTCCGTTTCCGCGCGCGAGGACCGCACGACGCCCCGGGTCATGGTCGCACGGGGCGGCCAGCATTCGGTATTGCGCGGTGCCGCCGCCCTGGCGGTTTCCGGAGTGCTGTCGCCCCGCTTCGGCCAGATGTTCACGGCCGAGCGCGAACGCGGCCGCGATCTCCTCGCGCCCAAGGAGATTGCCGCATGA
- a CDS encoding ATP-binding cassette domain-containing protein, with product MSEPLLVLDNVTKNYGAIEALKGISFSIGKGEVVALLGDNGAGKSTLVKIIAGGLEPTSGRMLFEGKEFLARSPAEAKAAGIETVYQDLSLCTNVDVVANFFMGREITRKVLGIPVLDERAMEAVVAKALASAGTRIPSLRTNVEHLSGGQRQAIELNRFVHWGGKLVLLDEPFAALGVEQTRRGLDMIRQVASQGIGVVIITHIMQQAFQVADRIVVIRQGVVAGDVARNKTSPDAVINMITGETLAGAGPAG from the coding sequence ATGAGCGAACCGCTGCTGGTACTCGACAACGTCACCAAGAATTACGGCGCGATCGAAGCGCTCAAGGGAATCAGTTTCTCCATCGGCAAGGGTGAGGTCGTCGCGCTGCTCGGCGATAACGGCGCCGGCAAGTCGACGCTGGTCAAGATCATCGCCGGCGGGCTGGAGCCGACCTCCGGCCGCATGCTGTTCGAGGGCAAGGAGTTTCTTGCCAGGTCGCCGGCCGAGGCGAAGGCGGCGGGCATTGAAACCGTCTACCAGGACCTGTCGCTGTGCACCAATGTCGATGTGGTGGCGAATTTCTTCATGGGCCGCGAGATCACCAGGAAAGTCCTGGGCATTCCCGTGCTCGACGAGCGCGCCATGGAGGCCGTCGTCGCGAAGGCGCTGGCCAGCGCCGGCACCCGCATTCCATCACTGCGCACCAATGTCGAGCACCTCTCGGGCGGCCAGCGGCAAGCCATCGAACTCAACCGGTTCGTGCATTGGGGCGGCAAGCTGGTGCTTCTCGACGAGCCGTTCGCCGCCCTTGGCGTCGAGCAGACGCGGCGCGGCCTCGACATGATCCGCCAGGTGGCGAGCCAGGGCATCGGCGTCGTCATCATCACCCACATCATGCAGCAGGCTTTTCAGGTCGCCGACCGAATCGTGGTGATCCGGCAAGGTGTCGTGGCCGGCGATGTCGCCAGAAACAAAACAAGTCCCGATGCGGTGATCAACATGATCACCGGCGAGACGCTTGCCGGTGCCGGACCGGCTGGCTGA
- a CDS encoding sugar ABC transporter substrate-binding protein, giving the protein MKRILLAVFGILALAFATLTPAFAQSKGTVYYMVPTLLDEFQTGSVTALELFLKQVGYEIKTLNADNKTDAQQSQMNDVIALKPKAIILAAVDFNALKPSIEAARAAGIPVVEFDRQITSTPSDFTSVAGTVEIGHIAADQAEKLLKAKNGSVKGKVLQVLGDPGDPYTLDIQKGFEEKMKAFPDVKIISLPAMQWEASNAGTIVADQMLANPDIDLIFSHAAHLSVAAVASLEAAGKKPGDVMLMSSNGAPVGLDLIRKGWLNVEVEQPLYAQAAAVAMFMDKVANKQEIKPGDYDVLGLKSTVTKEAWGPNIKIPGAAITKENVDNPAFWGNQKAPTDTVKPVE; this is encoded by the coding sequence ATGAAGCGAATACTTCTTGCTGTCTTCGGTATCCTGGCACTGGCCTTTGCCACGCTCACGCCGGCATTCGCCCAGTCCAAGGGGACCGTCTACTATATGGTGCCGACATTGCTGGACGAGTTCCAGACCGGCTCGGTGACCGCGCTGGAACTGTTCCTGAAACAGGTCGGCTACGAGATAAAGACGCTGAACGCCGACAACAAGACGGACGCCCAGCAATCGCAGATGAACGACGTCATCGCGCTGAAGCCAAAGGCGATCATCCTGGCGGCGGTCGATTTCAACGCGTTGAAGCCGTCCATCGAGGCCGCACGCGCGGCCGGCATCCCGGTGGTCGAGTTCGACCGCCAGATCACGTCGACGCCTTCCGACTTCACCTCGGTGGCGGGTACCGTCGAGATCGGCCATATCGCCGCCGACCAGGCGGAGAAGCTGCTGAAGGCGAAGAACGGTTCGGTGAAGGGCAAGGTGCTGCAGGTGCTCGGCGATCCCGGCGATCCCTACACGCTCGACATCCAGAAGGGTTTCGAGGAGAAGATGAAGGCGTTCCCGGACGTCAAGATCATCTCGCTGCCGGCCATGCAATGGGAAGCCAGCAACGCCGGCACCATCGTCGCCGACCAGATGCTGGCCAACCCCGACATCGACCTGATCTTCAGCCATGCCGCGCATCTCTCGGTCGCCGCCGTCGCCTCGCTCGAGGCCGCCGGCAAAAAGCCGGGCGACGTCATGCTGATGAGCTCGAATGGCGCGCCGGTCGGCCTCGACCTGATCCGCAAGGGTTGGCTCAACGTCGAAGTCGAGCAGCCGCTCTACGCGCAGGCCGCGGCCGTCGCCATGTTCATGGACAAGGTCGCCAACAAGCAGGAGATCAAGCCCGGCGACTATGACGTGCTGGGCCTGAAATCGACCGTGACCAAGGAAGCGTGGGGGCCGAACATCAAGATCCCGGGTGCCGCCATCACCAAGGAAAACGTCGACAATCCGGCCTTCTGGGGCAACCAGAAGGCGCCGACGGATACCGTCAAACCGGTCGAATAG
- a CDS encoding ABC transporter permease: MNPRTRQALEFVLDNLVWFMLVFVLVVFSIFIPNYFQLGIFANIIEASSVLGVMSIGLALVIIAGHMDLSVESVAALSAMAVGILFCSSGIGLGIQLHPEWLMVPVSLLLALAVGGLIGAFNGFLVVKVKMSAFIITLASYIWVRGLVLVISGGRSAQDLAPAIRWFGIQRLIGLPLTAWIAIACFVVFSLIMAKTPFGRHLVMIGGNETATFRAGIRVNRNLIIAFVLAGAIAGLAGWLLAIRTSGATANLGVGLLFNAFAAVVIGGVSLKGGVGTLPGVYAGVLLLSAINTAINLMGLPANFTQVIHGLLVLAAVLLDAFKQTIRQRLA; this comes from the coding sequence ATGAACCCCCGCACCCGCCAAGCCCTGGAGTTCGTCCTCGACAACCTTGTCTGGTTCATGCTGGTCTTCGTGCTGGTGGTCTTCTCCATCTTCATCCCGAACTATTTCCAACTCGGCATCTTCGCCAACATCATCGAGGCCTCGAGCGTGCTCGGCGTCATGTCGATCGGCCTGGCGCTGGTCATCATCGCCGGGCACATGGACCTTTCGGTCGAATCCGTCGCGGCGCTCAGCGCCATGGCGGTGGGCATCCTGTTCTGCTCGTCGGGCATCGGCCTTGGCATCCAATTGCACCCGGAATGGCTGATGGTCCCTGTGTCGCTGCTGCTGGCCCTGGCCGTCGGCGGTCTCATCGGCGCCTTCAACGGGTTTCTGGTGGTCAAGGTCAAGATGAGCGCCTTCATCATCACGCTGGCGTCCTACATCTGGGTGCGCGGCCTGGTGCTGGTCATTTCGGGCGGCCGCTCGGCTCAGGATCTGGCACCCGCCATCCGCTGGTTCGGCATCCAGCGGCTGATCGGCCTGCCGCTGACGGCCTGGATCGCCATCGCCTGTTTCGTCGTCTTCTCGCTGATCATGGCCAAGACGCCGTTCGGCCGGCACCTCGTGATGATCGGCGGCAACGAGACGGCGACCTTCCGCGCCGGCATCCGGGTGAACCGCAACCTCATCATCGCCTTCGTGCTTGCCGGCGCCATCGCCGGCCTTGCCGGCTGGCTGCTGGCGATCCGCACCTCCGGCGCCACGGCAAACCTCGGCGTCGGGCTGCTGTTCAACGCCTTTGCCGCGGTCGTCATCGGCGGCGTCAGCCTGAAAGGCGGCGTCGGCACCCTGCCCGGCGTCTATGCCGGCGTGCTCCTGCTCTCGGCCATCAACACGGCGATCAACCTGATGGGACTGCCGGCCAACTTCACCCAGGTCATCCATGGCCTCCTGGTGCTGGCCGCGGTGCTGCTCGACGCATTCAAGCAAACCATTCGCCAAAGACTCGCATGA